One segment of Paenibacillus sp. FSL R7-0337 DNA contains the following:
- a CDS encoding extracellular solute-binding protein, with protein MMKRMLMTSLSLVLALGLAACGNGNSGGNAAEGTGDAGKAGSGEKTKISYWTGDRHDADFVKEKVAEFNASNKDGIEVELVVKGDDFDTALDLSFQTSDAPHVIRVKENTVQTFYKKGFLAPIDEFLSDELKAKFPAMPDLNEFEGKRYSLPNFGTTMRLVYNKDLFAKAGIEHPPTTLQELVDTAKKLTAAGKADGAYGFALNFKNPGSAFARSARVVAEMSGYGGFGYDFKTARFDFSGFEPIINAFKQIKDDGSMLPGVESLDIDPLRAQFAEGKIGMYMSYSSEPGVYKNQFPAKIDWAAAPVPTIDGNVKGASGFLGGQWLALSSKSEHKEAAWKFMEFMYGDQVLTDYQEKGFGISMVPSISAAAKTPDVNGIEGFLPNKNDGVWPVYPSVAPEGMKSDDAFFKYMLNGGDLKAIIADLNKRYNAALDSVIANDGVKAEPDAGFDPAALGGKFAK; from the coding sequence ATGATGAAGCGTATGCTAATGACATCTCTGAGCCTGGTTCTGGCACTTGGCTTAGCAGCCTGCGGCAATGGTAACAGTGGCGGTAATGCAGCTGAAGGCACGGGAGACGCGGGGAAAGCTGGTTCGGGGGAAAAAACTAAAATCAGCTATTGGACAGGCGACCGCCATGATGCAGATTTTGTGAAGGAAAAGGTAGCCGAGTTCAACGCATCCAATAAGGACGGGATTGAAGTGGAGCTGGTCGTCAAGGGCGATGACTTCGATACCGCGCTCGATCTGTCCTTCCAGACCTCTGATGCACCGCATGTGATCCGGGTGAAGGAGAATACCGTTCAGACCTTCTACAAAAAAGGCTTTCTTGCTCCGATTGACGAGTTCCTGAGCGATGAGCTGAAGGCGAAATTCCCGGCCATGCCGGATCTGAATGAATTCGAAGGCAAGCGTTACAGTCTGCCGAACTTTGGAACGACCATGCGTCTGGTGTACAACAAAGATCTGTTCGCCAAAGCGGGCATTGAGCATCCGCCGACTACCTTGCAGGAGCTGGTGGATACAGCCAAGAAATTGACAGCAGCCGGCAAAGCGGACGGCGCTTACGGCTTCGCCCTTAACTTCAAGAACCCCGGCAGTGCATTCGCACGTTCGGCACGGGTGGTTGCGGAAATGAGCGGCTATGGCGGCTTCGGGTATGATTTCAAGACGGCCCGCTTTGACTTCAGCGGCTTCGAGCCGATCATCAATGCCTTTAAGCAGATCAAGGACGACGGCAGCATGCTGCCGGGTGTAGAATCGCTGGATATTGATCCGCTGCGGGCACAGTTTGCGGAAGGCAAGATCGGAATGTATATGTCCTACTCCTCAGAGCCGGGCGTCTATAAGAATCAGTTCCCGGCCAAGATTGACTGGGCGGCAGCTCCGGTTCCTACCATCGACGGCAATGTGAAGGGGGCTTCCGGCTTCCTCGGAGGCCAATGGCTGGCGCTCAGCTCGAAATCAGAGCACAAAGAAGCAGCCTGGAAGTTCATGGAGTTCATGTACGGCGATCAGGTGCTGACGGATTATCAGGAAAAAGGCTTCGGCATCTCCATGGTTCCATCCATTAGCGCAGCAGCCAAGACACCGGATGTGAACGGCATTGAAGGCTTCCTGCCGAATAAGAACGATGGAGTGTGGCCGGTCTATCCGTCTGTAGCACCGGAAGGAATGAAGTCGGATGACGCCTTCTTCAAATATATGCTGAACGGCGGCGACCTCAAGGCGATTATCGCTGATCTGAACAAACGCTATAACGCTGCACTGGACAGTGTGATTGCGAATGACGGCGTGAAGGCCGAGCCGGATGCCGGCTTTGATCCCGCCGCTCTGGGCGGCAAGTTCGCCAAGTAG
- a CDS encoding sugar ABC transporter permease yields the protein MNKTKHALFSYSFIFPSALLTLVLGIYPIAWAFRYMFYDYKGFGTARFTGLANFSRILKDTQFWDSVVNTFVYAGGKLLITIPLALLLAAILNRGLRGRQLLRGIFFMPTVISTAVMAVVFFTIFNSYNGILNQFLIRSGLSDSGVDWLGPKYAMLTVILVAAWGAVGNYMLLFLAGLQNIPEDVYEASSLDGAGKIQQFRYITLPMLGPVMQMVIMLAIITALKGYESIMVLTEGGPVGKTEVMFLYLYKLFFPVGGGSAAVQVQEFGYGSAVAFVSAVIVGMISLIYFYASRRMNQTD from the coding sequence ATGAACAAAACGAAACATGCCTTATTTTCATATAGCTTTATCTTTCCAAGTGCCTTGCTCACGTTGGTCCTCGGAATTTACCCGATTGCCTGGGCGTTCCGCTATATGTTCTATGATTACAAAGGGTTCGGAACGGCCCGGTTTACAGGCTTGGCCAATTTCAGCCGCATCCTGAAGGACACCCAGTTCTGGGATTCGGTGGTGAATACATTTGTCTATGCAGGGGGCAAGCTGCTGATCACCATTCCGCTGGCCCTGCTGCTGGCAGCCATATTGAACCGGGGGCTGCGGGGCAGACAGCTGCTGCGGGGGATTTTCTTCATGCCGACCGTCATCAGTACCGCCGTAATGGCTGTAGTCTTCTTCACGATTTTCAACTCATATAACGGGATTCTTAACCAGTTCCTGATCCGCTCGGGCCTCTCGGATTCCGGTGTGGATTGGCTGGGGCCGAAATATGCCATGCTCACCGTCATTCTGGTTGCGGCCTGGGGGGCGGTCGGCAATTATATGCTGCTCTTCCTCGCCGGTCTGCAGAATATTCCCGAGGATGTGTATGAGGCCTCTTCCCTGGACGGGGCAGGAAAAATCCAGCAGTTCCGCTATATCACCCTGCCGATGCTAGGGCCTGTCATGCAGATGGTTATTATGCTGGCGATTATTACAGCCCTGAAAGGCTACGAGAGCATCATGGTTCTGACTGAAGGCGGTCCTGTAGGCAAGACGGAGGTCATGTTCCTGTATTTGTACAAATTATTTTTCCCTGTCGGCGGGGGCAGCGCGGCGGTCCAGGTCCAGGAGTTCGGATACGGCAGTGCGGTTGCCTTTGTGTCTGCGGTCATTGTAGGGATGATATCACTCATTTATTTCTACGCATCCAGACGCATGAATCAGACCGATTGA
- a CDS encoding transposase, which yields METETIATYYTKRWPIEIFFRQSKNNLGFGTYQVRSAKAFIWLWILLTWTHLFVYESAQKGISFQAVCERFLKKSSLN from the coding sequence TTGGAAACCGAAACGATTGCAACCTACTATACCAAGCGCTGGCCCATTGAGATTTTCTTTCGACAATCCAAGAACAATTTAGGCTTCGGCACCTATCAGGTACGTTCGGCCAAAGCCTTTATCTGGTTGTGGATTCTCTTAACTTGGACTCATCTATTTGTCTACGAATCCGCCCAAAAGGGGATTTCATTTCAGGCCGTCTGTGAGCGTTTTTTAAAAAAAAGCAGCCTGAATTAA
- a CDS encoding sensor histidine kinase produces the protein MNTLTAYGRKLRRQIAGRYYRISIKQRILFSFIVLITLSIGAMGTFSYWIAAQEIEDNAYAGSRETVNKTAQLLDSRLNDVALSVQSLMLSDAYRKMMLDVFSHDVSNYYVHLSDLQYVLSQATFNQPIIENVLIVTPIGDFYSTTQIRAQDNSFYGSELYDLSKEQPGGYWAKGHYDRLFTGSQRVVSFVVRGIYEYPYTPISNVFIVVNIREGRIDELLNTGGAQAWRNYYLVSREGEAVVESRWPFRGRFPWKPVLAEAGTATDPQDHYYSYGGKEYLVNYTSSASSPDWIISGMQSRDQLLGKLQRVQRITLYVIAVFLLATWLISNQLTSVLLKPLFKLRRLMRRVEENQLSVVYESRYEDEVAQVGFQFNRMMSEIKTLIADVKTKEEDKRHAEIRALTAQMEPHFLYNTLNTIYCKSVMGENDDVNEMILSLSQMFQIGLSGGKDLITLADELSHMRQYFAIQQKCYEGLFEYTVTVEDEALLACLLPKIILQPVVENSIQHGFSDRTGGGWIDITVSREQGLLHICITDNGRGLDAAQVKQGMVKAPQSRKGYALFNIRHRLALYYGAEARMDVSGGPSKGSRTDLWIPPREES, from the coding sequence ATGAATACATTGACAGCCTATGGCCGCAAGCTCAGGCGGCAGATCGCCGGCAGGTATTACCGGATATCCATCAAGCAGAGGATTCTGTTCTCGTTCATCGTGCTGATCACGCTGTCCATCGGTGCAATGGGCACCTTCTCGTATTGGATTGCTGCGCAGGAGATCGAGGACAATGCCTACGCCGGCAGCCGGGAGACGGTAAACAAGACGGCACAGCTGCTGGATTCCCGCCTGAATGATGTGGCGCTGTCCGTGCAGTCCCTGATGCTGAGCGATGCATACCGTAAGATGATGCTCGATGTGTTCAGCCACGATGTGTCGAATTATTATGTGCATCTGTCGGATCTGCAATATGTGCTCTCCCAGGCAACGTTCAATCAGCCGATCATTGAGAACGTGCTGATCGTTACCCCGATTGGAGATTTCTATTCCACTACGCAGATCCGGGCGCAGGACAACTCTTTCTACGGTTCGGAATTATATGATCTGAGCAAGGAGCAGCCGGGCGGCTACTGGGCCAAAGGACATTATGACCGGTTGTTCACAGGCAGCCAGCGGGTGGTCTCCTTCGTAGTCAGGGGGATTTATGAATACCCTTACACGCCAATCAGCAATGTATTTATTGTGGTCAATATCAGGGAGGGCCGGATAGATGAGCTACTGAATACAGGCGGAGCACAAGCGTGGAGGAACTATTATCTGGTGAGCAGGGAAGGAGAGGCAGTGGTGGAGTCCCGTTGGCCGTTCCGGGGCAGGTTCCCCTGGAAGCCGGTGCTTGCCGAAGCCGGGACAGCAACCGATCCGCAGGATCACTATTACAGCTACGGCGGCAAGGAATATCTGGTTAATTATACAAGCTCAGCCTCATCACCCGACTGGATCATCTCCGGTATGCAGTCGCGGGACCAGCTGCTGGGCAAGCTGCAGCGGGTGCAGCGCATCACCCTCTATGTCATCGCAGTCTTCCTGCTGGCCACCTGGCTGATCTCCAATCAGCTGACCTCTGTGCTGCTGAAGCCTCTGTTCAAGCTGCGGCGGCTGATGCGCAGAGTCGAAGAGAACCAGCTCAGTGTGGTGTATGAGAGCCGTTATGAGGACGAGGTTGCCCAGGTCGGCTTTCAGTTCAACCGGATGATGTCGGAGATTAAGACGCTGATCGCGGATGTGAAGACCAAGGAGGAGGACAAGCGGCATGCAGAGATCCGTGCCCTTACGGCGCAGATGGAGCCGCACTTTCTGTACAATACGCTCAATACCATCTATTGCAAATCGGTCATGGGCGAGAATGACGATGTGAACGAGATGATCCTGTCGTTGTCGCAGATGTTCCAGATCGGGCTCAGCGGCGGCAAGGATCTTATTACCCTTGCGGATGAGCTGTCCCACATGCGGCAGTATTTCGCTATTCAGCAGAAATGCTATGAAGGTCTGTTCGAATACACGGTGACGGTAGAGGACGAGGCCCTGCTGGCCTGCCTGCTGCCGAAGATTATCCTGCAGCCGGTGGTGGAGAACAGCATTCAGCACGGGTTCAGCGACCGTACCGGCGGAGGCTGGATTGATATCACGGTCAGCCGGGAGCAGGGGCTGCTGCATATTTGCATTACCGACAACGGACGGGGGCTTGATGCTGCACAGGTCAAGCAGGGGATGGTCAAAGCCCCCCAGTCCAGAAAAGGCTATGCCCTGTTCAACATCAGGCACCGGCTGGCCTTGTATTACGGGGCCGAAGCCCGTATGGACGTTAGCGGCGGGCCAAGTAAGGGATCACGGACGGATCTGTGGATTCCGCCTAGGGAGGAGAGTTGA
- a CDS encoding glycoside hydrolase family 130 protein produces the protein MTQHVPAILQSAPFIRRYPGNPVLDASKVPYPTALVFNAGVTKFNGKYVMIFRNDYGSLADQTLEPHHTTDLGIAYSDDGLSWTAGPKPVFKMHDEETIRAYDPRLTVIGGRCYMCFAVDTRHGIRGGIAVTDDLEHFEVLSLSTPDLRNMVLFPELIGGKYVRLERPFTVYSRGGRDRFDAWISESPDLIHWGNSSLLLAVEQVPFANDKVGPAAPPVRTDKGWLTTFHAVDVDPARGKHGWEDTWKKRYTAGIMLLDLEDPRKVIGMSKQPLLAPEADYEIGGGFRNHVIFPGGMILEDDGEVKIYYGSADTVECLATAHVDDLLRLCLEPGHK, from the coding sequence ATGACTCAACACGTTCCGGCGATTCTGCAATCCGCCCCGTTCATCCGGCGGTATCCGGGCAATCCGGTGCTGGATGCATCGAAGGTTCCTTACCCCACCGCACTGGTATTCAATGCCGGTGTAACGAAATTCAACGGCAAATATGTGATGATCTTCCGCAATGATTACGGCTCACTGGCTGATCAGACGCTTGAGCCGCACCACACCACGGATCTCGGTATTGCCTACAGCGATGACGGGCTGAGCTGGACCGCCGGCCCGAAGCCGGTGTTCAAAATGCATGACGAGGAGACTATCCGCGCCTATGACCCGCGCCTGACCGTAATCGGCGGCCGCTGTTATATGTGTTTTGCCGTGGATACGCGCCATGGCATCCGCGGCGGGATTGCCGTTACCGATGATCTGGAACACTTCGAGGTGCTTAGCCTGTCTACACCGGACCTGCGCAATATGGTGCTGTTTCCCGAGCTGATCGGCGGCAAGTATGTCCGGCTGGAGCGTCCCTTCACAGTGTACAGCCGCGGTGGCCGGGACCGCTTCGACGCCTGGATCTCCGAGTCGCCGGACCTCATACATTGGGGCAACTCCAGCCTGCTGCTTGCCGTCGAGCAGGTGCCGTTTGCCAATGACAAGGTCGGTCCGGCCGCGCCTCCCGTCCGGACGGATAAGGGCTGGCTGACCACCTTCCATGCGGTGGATGTAGACCCGGCCAGGGGCAAGCACGGCTGGGAAGACACCTGGAAGAAGCGCTATACCGCCGGAATTATGCTGCTGGATCTGGAGGACCCCCGCAAGGTGATCGGCATGAGTAAGCAGCCGCTGCTGGCACCGGAGGCGGATTATGAGATCGGCGGGGGCTTCCGCAATCATGTGATTTTCCCCGGAGGGATGATTCTGGAGGATGACGGCGAGGTCAAGATCTATTATGGCTCTGCGGATACGGTGGAATGCCTGGCAACGGCCCATGTGGACGATCTGCTCAGGCTCTGTCTGGAGCCGGGACATAAATAA
- a CDS encoding transposase, with protein MYKSGMGTRDVARFIESMFGTHHSPTTISNITATVLDDIHQWQKRPLTCRVFKS; from the coding sequence ATGTACAAATCCGGCATGGGCACCCGGGATGTAGCCCGGTTTATAGAAAGCATGTTTGGCACTCATCACTCGCCCACTACCATCAGTAACATCACCGCTACGGTGCTGGACGATATCCACCAGTGGCAGAAACGTCCGCTGACCTGCCGCGTATTTAAATCCTGA
- a CDS encoding response regulator, producing the protein MDRKLEPERFKLCVIDDIKSVVDMVSRKPPWQEHGIEITGTALDGEAGLQLIRETRPDIVLTDIRMPRMDGLQMTRAILEVLPDCKIIILSAYSEFSYAQEAIRLGALDFVKKPFSLEEIVNAVLKARELCREERQETARLAVMEARIRESLPILRQEYLTFLLHHQTTEADARSRWAYLDIPLDQYDFFVFVAEIDHFAEKLSGQPVQEVELLRFSLHNILEETISALTRGVIIREATDRYVCIMNGSDPETAALITEACCMNVSRFSRHTLSIGVGLGTEAIQELGTAYRQALSALGYHFYTGGNGVYHYSNIENKPFSLHSYSAAAEQELLFALRSGNAAKSLQVLDQLFSELLDSGLLPDPRYVESVGYELSSRICRVLLEQFPYGQVEPLELRIAAMKNQVHPSLQDIRDLLSWLCREACTLVTEARSLESTRIIRQAVEYIHSHLDTGLSLEQMAKQINLSQGYFSNLFKKVQGISFQQYVMYEKMEKAKAMLISGRQVQEIAQELGYEHRRYFSEVFKKYTGMTPSEFKLHYLGKE; encoded by the coding sequence ATGGACCGGAAGCTGGAGCCGGAAAGGTTCAAATTATGTGTAATCGACGATATTAAAAGTGTGGTGGACATGGTCTCGCGCAAGCCGCCGTGGCAGGAGCACGGTATTGAGATCACCGGGACGGCGCTTGACGGCGAAGCGGGACTGCAGCTCATCCGCGAGACCCGGCCGGACATTGTGCTGACGGATATCCGGATGCCAAGAATGGACGGCCTGCAGATGACCCGGGCGATTCTGGAGGTGCTGCCGGACTGTAAGATTATTATTCTCAGCGCCTACTCGGAGTTCTCTTATGCCCAGGAGGCCATCCGGCTGGGGGCGCTTGATTTTGTGAAGAAGCCCTTTTCCCTGGAGGAGATTGTGAATGCAGTGCTGAAGGCCAGGGAGCTGTGCCGGGAGGAGCGTCAGGAGACCGCCAGACTTGCTGTGATGGAGGCTAGAATCAGAGAAAGTCTGCCCATCCTCCGCCAGGAATATCTCACCTTCCTGCTGCACCACCAGACGACAGAGGCGGATGCCCGTTCCCGCTGGGCCTACCTTGATATCCCGCTGGACCAGTATGATTTCTTCGTGTTTGTCGCCGAGATCGATCATTTCGCGGAGAAGCTGAGCGGCCAGCCTGTGCAGGAGGTCGAGCTGCTGCGGTTCAGCCTGCACAATATTCTCGAAGAGACGATTTCCGCCCTGACCCGCGGCGTTATTATCCGGGAGGCAACAGACCGGTACGTCTGCATCATGAACGGCTCGGACCCGGAGACTGCCGCGCTGATTACGGAGGCCTGCTGCATGAATGTCAGCCGCTTCTCGCGTCATACCCTTTCAATTGGCGTGGGCCTGGGCACGGAGGCGATTCAGGAGCTGGGAACGGCGTACAGACAGGCGCTTAGCGCGCTGGGGTATCATTTCTATACCGGAGGCAACGGGGTATATCATTATAGCAATATCGAGAATAAACCTTTCTCGCTCCATAGCTATTCCGCCGCCGCTGAGCAGGAGCTGCTGTTCGCCCTGCGTTCCGGCAATGCTGCCAAAAGCCTGCAGGTGCTGGACCAGTTGTTCTCGGAGCTGCTGGACAGCGGGCTTTTGCCTGATCCGCGTTATGTTGAGAGTGTCGGCTATGAGCTGAGCTCCAGGATCTGCCGGGTACTGCTGGAGCAGTTCCCTTACGGGCAGGTGGAACCGCTGGAACTCAGAATTGCCGCCATGAAGAATCAGGTGCATCCTTCCCTGCAGGATATCCGGGACCTGCTGTCCTGGCTGTGCCGGGAGGCTTGTACACTAGTTACGGAGGCCCGTTCCCTGGAGTCCACGCGGATTATACGCCAGGCCGTCGAATATATCCATAGTCATCTGGATACGGGGCTGTCGCTGGAGCAGATGGCGAAGCAGATTAACCTTAGTCAGGGGTATTTCTCCAATCTGTTCAAGAAGGTGCAGGGGATTTCGTTCCAGCAGTATGTGATGTATGAGAAGATGGAGAAGGCGAAGGCGATGCTGATTAGCGGCCGGCAGGTTCAGGAGATCGCCCAGGAGCTCGGGTATGAGCACAGGCGCTATTTCAGCGAGGTGTTCAAGAAATATACCGGCATGACCCCGTCCGAGTTCAAATTGCATTATCTTGGAAAAGAATAG
- a CDS encoding MerR family DNA-binding transcriptional regulator, producing the protein MSLSIKEASERLGIPPHTIRFYERKGLLPFLQRDPYGTIKIRHYILSKWVNLRI; encoded by the coding sequence GTGAGTTTATCCATTAAAGAGGCTTCGGAAAGGCTGGGGATTCCTCCTCATACCATCCGATTTTATGAAAGGAAAGGGTTGCTGCCATTTCTTCAACGCGACCCTTACGGAACTATAAAGATAAGACACTATATTTTGTCAAAATGGGTGAACCTCAGAATCTAA
- a CDS encoding S-layer homology domain-containing protein has product MKKKLISILALMSLLTCLISPFYASAEASKVPIRDMQTHYWSSFLKSELQPEYSDRVWEYGGYDYSSTYAGQKYYVRDLQSYKLNHFILYDNGDLFLSSDENMNESSFSKIMSNVKSISKIDVPYLKSREIMELQSARLNYNKDSYSVVSDIESVTTVQLSTILTNDGELYIMGSPTDIPDINKKLFIENKNVIPKVSVENKEVGGRHIQQTISISMLFPFAYQASSNTAVKIAENIDYINPSYYSAENLVYKINPNYNGGNGFDQINQSPGYKGFFIDKLGNTYIGFPGQNEFNTLAAPNIVNHSNNSNIKLLEDGTLYRNDNKVSNDIKDFTTDLYLKNNGTLYVHADDYERGIIDRDVKYIFEDYYYKDGGRWSEAGGYYIKNDDSLWFFDYNDSRKLMDDVSYVFEGFVIRTNGEVYILEKGENDTLLPRKIMNGNGLAPKPAAKLHEGKIFKDASDWALVDLRSARTSGLTLPVKDLSYNKAITREKFCEIAVKLYEKSTQKSAPLSSKNTFKDTKNPEILKAYELGIVKGTSEITFSPQATITREEVATMLKRAVDKAGKTIEKGSAKNFSDQAKISSWAKEAVSAMSAANIVKGLSENTFAPKQNTTIEQAIIMANRLVK; this is encoded by the coding sequence ATGAAGAAAAAACTAATAAGTATTTTAGCTCTAATGTCTTTGCTCACTTGTTTAATATCCCCGTTTTATGCATCTGCTGAAGCTTCTAAAGTTCCCATAAGAGACATGCAGACTCATTATTGGAGTTCATTTTTAAAAAGTGAGCTCCAACCAGAGTATTCGGACAGGGTGTGGGAGTATGGTGGTTACGATTATTCATCTACTTATGCGGGACAAAAATATTATGTCAGAGATTTGCAATCTTATAAACTTAATCATTTTATTCTATATGATAATGGGGATCTGTTTTTATCTTCAGACGAAAACATGAATGAGAGTAGTTTTTCGAAAATTATGAGTAATGTAAAGTCAATATCCAAAATTGATGTTCCTTATTTAAAATCACGTGAAATCATGGAGTTACAAAGTGCCAGACTTAATTACAACAAAGATTCTTACAGTGTAGTTTCTGATATTGAATCGGTTACTACTGTACAATTGTCGACCATTCTTACTAATGATGGGGAATTATACATAATGGGAAGTCCCACTGATATTCCAGATATAAACAAAAAGTTATTCATTGAAAATAAGAATGTAATACCTAAAGTGTCTGTTGAAAATAAGGAAGTAGGTGGTAGGCATATTCAACAGACAATATCCATAAGCATGCTCTTCCCATTTGCCTATCAAGCAAGTTCTAACACAGCGGTTAAGATTGCTGAGAATATTGATTACATTAATCCATCTTACTACTCTGCCGAAAATTTGGTGTATAAGATTAATCCTAACTACAACGGAGGCAATGGATTTGATCAAATAAATCAATCTCCAGGTTATAAAGGATTCTTTATTGATAAATTAGGTAACACCTATATTGGTTTCCCAGGTCAAAATGAATTTAATACTTTAGCTGCCCCTAATATTGTTAACCATTCCAACAATAGTAACATTAAATTATTGGAAGATGGGACACTGTATCGTAATGATAATAAAGTAAGCAATGATATCAAGGATTTCACAACTGATCTCTATTTAAAGAATAATGGAACTCTATATGTCCACGCCGATGATTATGAACGAGGTATAATTGATCGAGATGTAAAATATATTTTTGAAGATTATTATTACAAGGATGGAGGGCGTTGGTCGGAAGCAGGAGGTTATTATATTAAAAATGACGATAGCCTTTGGTTCTTTGATTATAATGACAGCCGTAAGCTTATGGACGATGTTTCCTATGTGTTCGAAGGGTTTGTAATAAGAACAAACGGTGAGGTCTACATATTGGAGAAGGGTGAAAATGATACACTCTTGCCAAGGAAAATTATGAATGGAAATGGATTAGCGCCAAAGCCAGCAGCTAAGTTACATGAAGGAAAAATATTCAAGGATGCCTCTGACTGGGCACTCGTTGATTTGCGTTCAGCTAGAACATCTGGACTTACACTTCCCGTAAAAGATTTAAGTTATAATAAGGCAATAACACGTGAAAAATTTTGTGAAATTGCTGTTAAACTATATGAGAAATCAACTCAAAAGTCAGCACCTTTATCGAGTAAGAATACGTTTAAGGATACAAAAAATCCTGAAATACTAAAAGCATATGAACTAGGTATTGTTAAGGGAACTTCAGAAATCACTTTCTCGCCCCAAGCTACTATCACACGTGAAGAAGTGGCGACAATGTTAAAACGTGCTGTAGATAAGGCAGGAAAGACAATAGAAAAGGGCAGTGCAAAGAATTTCTCCGACCAGGCTAAAATCTCTAGTTGGGCCAAGGAAGCTGTGAGTGCAATGTCAGCAGCGAATATTGTGAAGGGTCTGAGTGAAAATACATTTGCTCCAAAACAGAATACAACAATTGAACAGGCCATTATTATGGCTAACCGACTAGTGAAGTAA
- a CDS encoding immunity protein YezG family protein has translation MKKVEELYQLIGNKLVGIIPDEWDKIYLYAEILPGSRIVYFYYNSTTRNELIFGQSIPEVYGVDDQIYNRLDRELIEYFVELNAESLKSSPEPWTNLTMYLDQSGKFNIDYSYDEVLFSPAQQFTIWKYENLGLHPTDEFAQSYLNEYLKTKTD, from the coding sequence GTGAAAAAGGTTGAAGAACTATATCAGCTTATAGGCAATAAGCTCGTAGGAATAATTCCTGATGAATGGGATAAAATTTATCTCTATGCTGAGATATTGCCGGGATCAAGAATAGTCTATTTTTATTACAATTCTACCACCCGGAACGAGTTGATATTTGGTCAATCTATTCCTGAAGTTTATGGGGTAGATGATCAAATATATAATAGGTTGGACAGAGAGTTAATAGAGTATTTCGTTGAGCTAAATGCGGAGTCACTTAAAAGTTCTCCTGAACCCTGGACAAATCTGACAATGTATCTAGATCAATCTGGAAAATTTAATATTGATTACAGTTACGATGAAGTTCTGTTCTCCCCTGCGCAACAATTTACAATCTGGAAGTATGAAAATTTAGGACTACATCCTACAGACGAATTTGCCCAATCTTATTTAAATGAATATCTCAAAACAAAAACGGATTAA
- a CDS encoding carbohydrate ABC transporter permease has protein sequence MRLRTILGKTILWIFLLSFAFITLIPVVITILGSFKTNAELTAGATFLPESWHFSNYAEAWAQANFSRYTLNSLIVSLAAVVGTLLVSSMAAYVVDRMDFAGKKLYIGLQSFTMFVAVGAVVLRPQFDLMVKLHLHSSLWGVILILISAHASIFFILASFMKGIPRELDEAALIDGCSPGRTFWRIILPLLGPGLGVGALFTFRGAWNEYLLPLVFTMTKPELQTLTVGLANLKYGISAASQTHYMMAGACLSILPILVAYLFANKSFMQMTAGSLKG, from the coding sequence ATGAGACTAAGAACCATACTGGGCAAAACAATCCTGTGGATATTTTTGCTGTCGTTTGCTTTTATCACCCTGATTCCGGTTGTGATCACCATCCTGGGCTCCTTCAAGACTAATGCCGAGCTTACTGCGGGTGCGACCTTCCTGCCGGAGAGCTGGCACTTCTCGAACTATGCCGAAGCCTGGGCGCAGGCCAATTTCTCCAGGTATACCCTGAACAGCCTGATTGTCTCCCTGGCGGCGGTGGTCGGCACGCTGCTGGTATCATCCATGGCGGCTTATGTGGTGGACCGGATGGATTTTGCCGGCAAAAAATTGTATATCGGACTGCAGTCCTTCACCATGTTCGTAGCTGTAGGGGCGGTCGTGCTGCGTCCGCAGTTCGATCTGATGGTCAAGCTTCATCTCCACAGCAGCCTGTGGGGGGTTATCCTGATTCTGATCTCCGCCCATGCTTCGATCTTCTTCATTCTCGCAAGCTTCATGAAGGGGATTCCCCGCGAGCTGGACGAGGCGGCGCTAATAGACGGCTGCTCTCCCGGCCGGACCTTCTGGCGGATCATTCTGCCGCTGCTCGGACCCGGACTCGGCGTAGGTGCCCTGTTCACCTTCCGTGGCGCGTGGAATGAATATCTGCTGCCGCTCGTGTTCACGATGACGAAGCCGGAGCTGCAGACGCTGACTGTCGGACTGGCGAACCTGAAGTACGGGATTTCAGCCGCTTCCCAGACCCACTATATGATGGCGGGCGCCTGCTTGTCCATTCTGCCGATTCTCGTGGCCTATCTGTTCGCCAACAAATCCTTCATGCAGATGACGGCCGGTTCCCTGAAGGGGTAG